A single window of Proteiniborus ethanoligenes DNA harbors:
- a CDS encoding nucleoside-diphosphate sugar epimerase/dehydratase, whose product MQKRVRVIFLVLLDIALINLAYYLALYLRFDGKIEAQYLKVYINNALIITLLKILVFYYFKLYRSLWRYASVEELMNVVVASVVANTGVVSLLFALQTHLPRSVYAITTMLDMMLIGGARFSYRALRRLKGSELKNGNGFKRVMIIGAGDAGAMVIRELKNHTQLNSKPVAIIDDDSIKEGQRINGVPVMGQRVDISIVANKMKIDEIIIAIPSAGKGEIRKIVQECKKTKAKLKILPGIYELIDGQVSIKEIRDVQIEDLLGRDEVELNIDEISEYLKGKKVLVTGGGGSIGSELCRQIAKFKPDTLCILDIYENSAYDLQNELKSRYRDLNLKVIIASIRDKSRIDEIMKDIKPDVIFHAAAHKHVPLMEDNPKEAIKNNVFGTLNLAQAADKYGVKRFVMISTDKAVNPTNIMGASKRICEMIIQSIDKGSKTEFVAVRFGNVLGSNGSVIPLFRKQILEGGPVTVTHPEIIRYFMTIPEAAQLVIQAGAMAKGGEIFVLDMGEPVKIVDLARDLIRLSGFEPDLDIPILFTGLRQGEKLFEELLLDEEGIQSTGHDKIFIGKPIFTDYKLILKSIHTLREIIDECDSGTLKEHVQQIVPTYNICSVENTIKDPKVSCEVCASKELI is encoded by the coding sequence ATGCAAAAGAGAGTGAGAGTTATTTTTTTGGTGCTTTTAGATATAGCACTTATCAATCTAGCCTATTATCTAGCCTTATACCTACGATTTGATGGTAAAATCGAAGCCCAATATCTAAAGGTGTACATAAACAATGCATTAATAATTACATTATTAAAAATATTAGTATTTTATTATTTTAAACTTTATAGAAGCTTATGGAGATATGCAAGTGTAGAAGAGCTTATGAATGTAGTTGTAGCATCGGTTGTTGCAAATACTGGAGTAGTTAGCCTTTTGTTTGCTCTACAAACACATTTGCCTAGAAGTGTATATGCCATAACTACTATGCTAGATATGATGCTAATAGGTGGTGCTAGGTTTAGCTATAGAGCACTTAGGAGACTCAAGGGCAGTGAGCTTAAAAATGGCAATGGATTTAAACGAGTGATGATAATAGGCGCTGGAGATGCAGGAGCCATGGTAATAAGGGAGCTAAAAAACCATACGCAGCTTAATAGCAAGCCTGTAGCTATAATAGACGATGACTCCATAAAAGAAGGCCAAAGAATAAATGGTGTACCTGTCATGGGGCAGAGAGTTGATATATCAATTGTTGCCAATAAAATGAAAATTGATGAGATAATTATAGCTATTCCCTCTGCAGGTAAGGGTGAAATAAGGAAAATAGTTCAGGAATGTAAAAAGACTAAAGCTAAGCTAAAAATATTACCTGGAATTTATGAGCTTATAGATGGACAAGTTAGTATTAAGGAAATACGAGATGTTCAGATAGAAGACCTTCTAGGAAGAGATGAAGTAGAGCTTAATATTGATGAGATAAGTGAGTATCTAAAAGGCAAAAAAGTTTTAGTTACTGGTGGTGGAGGCTCTATTGGCTCAGAGCTTTGTAGACAGATTGCAAAGTTTAAGCCTGATACATTATGCATCCTAGATATATATGAGAATAGTGCCTATGATTTACAAAATGAGTTAAAAAGCAGATATAGGGATTTAAATCTAAAGGTTATCATAGCTTCTATAAGAGACAAGAGTCGTATAGATGAAATCATGAAGGATATTAAACCTGATGTTATATTCCATGCTGCAGCACACAAGCATGTGCCACTTATGGAGGACAACCCTAAGGAAGCCATTAAAAACAATGTGTTCGGCACCTTAAACCTAGCTCAAGCAGCAGATAAATATGGAGTTAAAAGATTTGTCATGATATCTACAGATAAAGCAGTGAATCCAACTAATATTATGGGAGCATCTAAAAGAATATGCGAGATGATAATTCAATCCATAGATAAAGGGAGCAAGACAGAGTTCGTAGCAGTAAGATTTGGTAATGTATTAGGCAGCAATGGAAGTGTAATACCACTATTTAGAAAGCAAATACTGGAAGGAGGACCTGTTACGGTGACTCATCCAGAAATAATAAGGTACTTCATGACTATACCTGAAGCTGCTCAATTAGTTATACAAGCTGGAGCTATGGCTAAGGGTGGAGAAATATTTGTACTCGATATGGGAGAACCAGTTAAGATAGTAGATTTGGCAAGAGATTTAATAAGGCTTTCTGGATTCGAACCAGATTTAGATATACCTATACTATTTACTGGGTTAAGACAGGGAGAAAAGCTATTTGAAGAACTTTTGCTAGATGAAGAAGGCATCCAATCAACAGGGCATGATAAGATATTTATTGGCAAACCTATATTTACAGATTATAAGCTAATATTGAAATCTATACATACTTTAAGAGAAATAATAGATGAATGTGACAGTGGTACTCTTAAAGAACATGTGCAGCAAATAGTACCTACATATAATATATGCAGCGTGGAAAATACTATAAAAGACCCCAAGGTCTCATGTGAGGTCTGTGCAAGTAAAGAACTTATATAG
- a CDS encoding pseudouridine-5'-phosphate glycosidase — translation MRNFESYLEYSDEVLNAKEEGLPIIALESTIISHGMPYPENVKMAKTCERIIRDNGCIPATIAVINGKIKIGLDDDDLEYLASAKDVAKVSRRDLAYIVSTKKTGATTVASTMICAGLANIKFFVTGGIGGVHRGYNEHMDVSADLEELATTNVNVICAGAKSILDLGRTLEYLETKGVPVIGYGTEIFPAFFTRDSKYKLNTCFNDVNHIAKMIKTKDDLGLRGGTIIANPIPVEYQLEKSFIDSIVDDAILEGERKGIEGKDVTPFLLSTIVEKTEGKSLEANIELVYNNAKVGAQIAYAYYQTK, via the coding sequence ATGAGAAATTTTGAAAGCTATTTAGAATATAGTGATGAAGTTTTAAATGCTAAAGAAGAAGGATTGCCTATAATTGCTCTTGAATCAACCATCATCTCCCATGGAATGCCTTATCCAGAAAACGTAAAAATGGCAAAAACATGTGAAAGAATAATCAGAGATAATGGCTGTATTCCTGCAACAATAGCAGTTATCAATGGGAAAATTAAGATTGGATTAGATGATGATGATTTAGAGTATTTAGCGAGTGCAAAGGATGTTGCTAAAGTTTCAAGAAGAGATTTGGCATATATAGTATCTACTAAAAAGACAGGTGCAACAACAGTGGCATCTACAATGATTTGTGCAGGGCTGGCTAATATTAAATTCTTTGTCACTGGTGGCATTGGTGGTGTTCATAGAGGATACAATGAGCATATGGATGTGTCAGCAGATTTGGAAGAACTAGCCACAACAAATGTCAATGTAATTTGCGCAGGTGCTAAGTCAATTTTAGATTTAGGCAGAACACTTGAGTACTTAGAAACAAAAGGTGTACCAGTAATAGGGTATGGAACTGAGATTTTCCCTGCATTTTTTACTCGTGACAGTAAATATAAATTAAATACCTGCTTTAATGATGTTAATCATATTGCAAAAATGATTAAAACAAAAGATGATTTAGGTTTGCGTGGTGGTACTATAATCGCAAATCCTATTCCAGTAGAATATCAACTTGAAAAATCCTTTATTGATTCTATAGTTGATGACGCAATTTTAGAAGGTGAAAGAAAAGGAATAGAAGGAAAGGATGTAACACCATTTTTACTTTCAACTATTGTGGAAAAGACAGAAGGTAAAAGCTTAGAAGCAAATATTGAATTAGTTTATAATAATGCTAAAGTTGGCGCTCAAATTGCCTATGCTTATTATCAAACTAAATAA
- a CDS encoding BMP family ABC transporter substrate-binding protein, with the protein MFKRKSILASILILSIALLALTGCAGTNKAEDNKDAKDITKIAFVSDQALDASEWLVNLVKGINEYQANHENVEIKMIEAIQTSEYEPKIRALAEQGYDVIITTYASIAEATISVAKDYPDIKFGSLDGTIENIENYKNIQEFGLNRTETAYLGGVAAATMSESGVVGIVGGMDEPIINAIIAGWQQGLRSVNENIQDYVSYAGTWTDPTTGKDLGLALVDKGADVIAAAAGGTGAGTAQAAAETGTYFVAWDTHYDEIFKVNNVELGSALNYFDVMVIAFIEDILDGNFKGGQRVDYGMDKGVCEFHMYDDAPVTEEVRQNVAAALEKIKNKEITISTEPLHK; encoded by the coding sequence ATGTTTAAAAGAAAATCAATTTTGGCTAGTATTTTAATTTTATCAATTGCACTCCTTGCTTTAACTGGATGTGCAGGTACGAACAAAGCAGAAGACAATAAGGACGCAAAAGACATTACTAAAATTGCCTTCGTATCTGACCAGGCTTTAGATGCATCTGAATGGTTAGTAAATTTGGTAAAAGGTATTAATGAGTATCAAGCAAACCATGAAAATGTTGAGATTAAAATGATAGAAGCTATACAGACAAGTGAATATGAACCAAAGATTAGAGCATTAGCAGAGCAAGGATATGATGTTATCATTACAACATATGCTAGTATTGCTGAAGCTACAATATCAGTTGCTAAGGACTATCCTGATATTAAATTTGGTAGCCTTGACGGAACAATTGAAAATATTGAAAACTACAAAAATATTCAGGAATTTGGTTTAAATAGAACTGAAACTGCATATTTAGGTGGTGTTGCAGCAGCTACAATGTCAGAAAGTGGTGTAGTTGGTATTGTAGGTGGAATGGACGAGCCTATTATAAATGCTATTATAGCTGGATGGCAGCAAGGATTAAGAAGTGTTAATGAAAATATTCAAGACTATGTATCCTACGCTGGTACTTGGACTGATCCTACAACTGGTAAGGACTTAGGATTAGCTTTAGTGGATAAGGGTGCTGATGTAATTGCAGCAGCAGCTGGTGGTACTGGTGCTGGTACAGCACAAGCAGCAGCTGAAACAGGCACATATTTTGTTGCTTGGGATACACATTATGATGAGATATTCAAAGTTAACAATGTTGAGCTTGGTAGTGCACTTAACTATTTTGATGTAATGGTAATTGCATTTATTGAAGATATCCTAGATGGAAACTTCAAAGGTGGTCAAAGAGTTGATTATGGTATGGATAAAGGTGTGTGTGAATTCCATATGTATGATGATGCTCCAGTAACAGAAGAAGTAAGACAAAATGTAGCAGCTGCTCTAGAAAAAATTAAAAATAAGGAAATCACAATTTCAACTGAACCATTGCATAAATAA
- a CDS encoding ABC transporter permease, with protein sequence MDILQLLNSSLRLAAPIILIAIGGLFALKVNIFNLGLEGFTLIGCFSSVVGAFYTNSVIGGLFIGVIATILMTLIYAVFVMELKVNPVICAIAFLTLSSGLTRYLMIPIFDVSGKYILSSDLALRPIAISFLEKVPVIGPIINNQTILVYLSLIIPFFVYIFLYKTNIGLSMRAIGQSSNAAMSAGISVKKVQYFALILNGLFCGLAGAQLALSLNLFNVGMTSGRGFTALAALILTNAEPILTLLVCLLFGFANALANYLSTEGYPSQILAMLPYALALLAAILPMIIKTIAKSMKKAKIKNSKINNWRDINV encoded by the coding sequence ATGGATATCTTACAATTACTTAACTCTTCTTTACGTTTAGCAGCTCCAATAATATTGATTGCAATAGGTGGATTGTTTGCTTTAAAGGTTAACATTTTTAATCTAGGACTTGAAGGCTTTACATTAATAGGCTGCTTTTCCTCTGTTGTAGGAGCATTTTACACTAATAGTGTTATAGGTGGCCTATTTATAGGAGTAATAGCTACAATTCTTATGACGTTAATTTATGCAGTATTTGTAATGGAGTTAAAAGTTAATCCAGTAATATGTGCAATAGCTTTTTTAACTCTTTCAAGTGGGTTAACACGTTATTTAATGATTCCAATCTTTGATGTAAGCGGAAAATACATTTTATCTTCTGACTTAGCTTTACGTCCTATTGCTATTAGCTTTTTAGAAAAAGTACCAGTAATTGGACCTATTATAAACAATCAAACAATCTTAGTTTACTTATCATTGATAATCCCGTTTTTTGTATATATTTTTCTATATAAAACGAATATAGGATTATCAATGAGGGCCATAGGACAAAGCAGTAATGCTGCAATGTCTGCTGGAATAAGTGTTAAAAAAGTTCAATACTTTGCTTTGATTCTTAATGGACTATTTTGTGGGCTGGCAGGTGCACAATTAGCTCTTTCACTAAATTTGTTTAATGTTGGTATGACATCAGGTAGAGGGTTCACAGCTTTAGCAGCTTTGATTCTAACAAATGCAGAGCCTATATTAACATTATTAGTCTGCTTATTGTTTGGTTTTGCAAATGCTCTAGCTAATTATCTATCAACAGAAGGATATCCTTCACAAATTTTAGCCATGCTACCTTATGCATTAGCTTTATTAGCTGCTATTCTGCCTATGATCATTAAGACTATAGCAAAGTCAATGAAAAAAGCAAAGATTAAGAATTCAAAAATTAATAACTGGAGGGATATTAATGTTTAA
- a CDS encoding ABC transporter permease — translation MIQMYKNKLNDRNHLIQLFSPVFSIIIAFIVAGIVVWFTGGNPIEAYSVLAKGAFGSLSGIQNTIRYTLPIIMLGISFAVCNKCGYFNIGQEGQMYAAAIAIAAVQKLLGHIPTFPLMLIMIIVAILAGGIVCLIPAIFKFLFGVNEVIVAMLMNYIILLLTNYLLLYSPIAEVGKSTAMSITVKPIVSGIMLLVASTIIILVYGIIAKKSAPGYRLRIVGYNPRFAKASGINTIRLILIVAFLGGAFSGLSVVGEIFGVYHKVYNGFVENLGFYGMTAALIGSKSTIGLVLGALILGSLQSGSVTLSVMTNVPSEIVLVVQGFVMLFATINIVQYFSKSTKKKGAE, via the coding sequence ATGATACAGATGTATAAAAATAAATTGAATGATAGAAATCATTTAATACAATTATTTAGTCCTGTCTTTTCTATTATTATTGCATTTATAGTAGCTGGAATTGTTGTATGGTTTACAGGTGGCAATCCGATTGAAGCCTATTCTGTTTTAGCAAAAGGAGCTTTTGGTTCACTATCTGGAATACAAAATACTATAAGATATACATTACCTATCATTATGTTGGGCATATCCTTCGCTGTTTGTAACAAATGTGGCTATTTTAATATTGGACAAGAGGGACAAATGTATGCTGCTGCTATTGCAATTGCTGCAGTACAAAAATTATTGGGACATATCCCTACATTTCCACTTATGCTGATAATGATAATTGTAGCGATTTTAGCTGGTGGTATTGTTTGTCTTATACCGGCAATATTTAAATTTTTATTTGGTGTTAATGAAGTTATTGTTGCTATGTTAATGAACTATATAATTCTTCTATTAACTAATTACTTATTGCTATATAGTCCAATTGCTGAGGTAGGTAAATCAACAGCCATGTCAATAACAGTGAAACCTATTGTAAGTGGAATTATGCTCCTTGTGGCTTCTACAATTATTATTTTAGTTTATGGTATAATTGCTAAAAAATCAGCACCAGGCTATAGACTAAGAATCGTAGGATATAACCCAAGGTTTGCCAAGGCAAGTGGTATAAATACAATCCGACTAATTTTAATTGTAGCATTTCTAGGCGGTGCTTTCTCAGGGCTGTCTGTTGTTGGAGAAATCTTTGGAGTATACCATAAAGTATATAATGGATTTGTTGAAAATCTAGGCTTTTATGGTATGACAGCTGCCCTGATAGGTAGTAAATCCACAATAGGACTAGTATTAGGGGCTTTAATATTGGGAAGCCTACAGAGTGGTTCCGTTACTCTGTCAGTAATGACTAATGTGCCTTCGGAAATAGTTCTTGTAGTTCAAGGATTTGTAATGCTGTTTGCTACCATTAATATAGTGCAATATTTTTCTAAGTCAACAAAAAAGAAGGGAGCTGAATAA
- a CDS encoding ABC transporter ATP-binding protein: MDYIVEMKSITKKFGSIIANDNIDFNLKQGETHALVGENGAGKTTLMRILYGQYKHDSGEILIRGKREEYNISKALSLGIGMVHQNFMQIPNMSVLENIILGHAPLKHIFIDYKEARNKVKGLLDRFNMKISLNRPISSLSVGERQKIEIIKTLYLGANILILDEPTAVLTPQESDELFNIIEELKSEGKSVIFISHKLKEVITVADRITVMRGGKVSAKYVRGQVTETDIARAMIGKNEVSLFQNQKRGCIGETVCSFEKLWFFDDEGIPKLRDLSFEIRSGEILGIGGVEGNGQTELLNSIIGMEHLSSGKIILAGDDITNLSIAQRRKSGVGYISEDRMTTGLALEADMSENVICGTEDTFKNLVFLNKEKIESFSSEMIKKFDIRGIEKGKPVNNLSGGNMQKIVLAREISRNPKLLVASQPTRGLDIGAINFVRKILLEEKDKGTAILLISANLEELLSLSDRIIVLYEGGISGEIFSHEIENNSVSESDIGLMMGGITVRKDGDTNDTDV, from the coding sequence ATGGATTATATTGTAGAGATGAAATCAATAACAAAAAAATTTGGCTCTATTATTGCTAATGACAATATCGATTTCAATTTAAAACAGGGAGAAACACATGCTTTAGTAGGTGAAAATGGTGCAGGAAAGACTACCCTAATGAGAATTTTATATGGCCAATACAAACATGATTCAGGTGAAATATTAATTCGAGGTAAAAGAGAAGAGTACAATATTTCAAAGGCTTTATCACTAGGCATTGGGATGGTACACCAAAATTTTATGCAAATACCTAATATGTCAGTATTAGAAAACATTATATTAGGACATGCTCCATTAAAGCATATTTTCATTGACTATAAGGAAGCAAGAAATAAAGTGAAAGGGCTTCTAGATAGATTCAATATGAAAATTTCCTTAAATAGACCAATTAGCTCACTATCTGTAGGGGAACGTCAAAAAATAGAAATTATCAAAACGTTATATTTGGGAGCCAATATATTAATTTTAGACGAGCCTACTGCTGTATTGACACCGCAAGAATCTGATGAATTGTTTAATATTATTGAAGAATTAAAAAGTGAAGGAAAATCAGTAATATTTATTTCTCATAAGCTAAAAGAAGTAATTACAGTGGCAGACAGAATAACTGTCATGAGAGGTGGCAAGGTATCTGCAAAATATGTTAGAGGGCAGGTTACAGAAACTGATATTGCAAGAGCTATGATTGGAAAAAATGAGGTTTCCTTATTTCAAAATCAAAAGAGAGGATGTATTGGGGAAACTGTATGTAGCTTTGAAAAGCTATGGTTTTTTGATGATGAAGGAATTCCTAAATTAAGAGATTTAAGCTTTGAAATACGCTCTGGAGAGATTTTAGGAATAGGCGGCGTAGAAGGAAATGGCCAGACTGAGCTTCTTAATTCAATTATTGGAATGGAGCATTTATCATCTGGGAAAATTATTCTAGCGGGAGATGACATTACTAATTTATCTATAGCCCAAAGAAGAAAATCAGGCGTTGGATATATATCTGAGGACCGGATGACTACAGGTTTAGCATTGGAAGCAGATATGAGTGAAAATGTGATTTGTGGTACAGAGGATACATTCAAAAACCTTGTGTTTTTAAACAAAGAAAAAATTGAGAGCTTTTCATCTGAAATGATTAAGAAATTTGACATTAGAGGTATTGAAAAAGGCAAGCCAGTGAATAACTTATCTGGCGGGAATATGCAGAAGATTGTATTAGCAAGAGAAATAAGTCGCAATCCTAAGCTGTTAGTTGCATCACAGCCAACAAGAGGATTAGATATTGGAGCAATTAATTTTGTTCGTAAAATATTATTAGAGGAAAAAGATAAAGGTACAGCCATATTGCTTATTTCTGCAAACCTTGAAGAGCTACTATCATTAAGTGATCGAATAATAGTGCTATATGAAGGAGGAATTTCAGGGGAGATATTCTCCCACGAAATCGAAAACAACTCAGTATCAGAATCAGATATTGGTCTAATGATGGGTGGTATAACTGTAAGAAAGGATGGGGACACAAATGATACAGATGTATAA
- a CDS encoding translation initiation factor eIF-2B, which produces MKVKDIEFTSTQHVIDEIRDMNVKGGSPFGRAAAWAYKLALEKENFNSLNEIIERFDKISDELISLKPTMATIYNTKELVYELLNTFNDNTDIATVKSKAIKLCENIITHSFDSVSKLGQIGSNIIQDGDVVMMHSYSSTLMSIFSSAAEQGKKFQVICTESRPLRESRLAVKILQSYNIPVTYITDASIWEFMPKADYIIMGADTIAWDGSVANKMGTALISQLALSCKTPVYIASEIYKLDERTKYGHPVVLEKRTKDELIIGEDDFDSFDGLEIINQFFDLTPARNITALITEYGVIAPSNISSCWENLKDELFNI; this is translated from the coding sequence TTGAAGGTAAAGGACATTGAATTTACATCTACACAACATGTAATTGATGAGATTAGAGATATGAATGTTAAAGGTGGCAGCCCCTTTGGACGTGCAGCGGCTTGGGCCTACAAGCTTGCACTAGAAAAGGAAAACTTTAATAGCTTAAATGAAATTATAGAAAGATTTGATAAAATTTCGGATGAATTAATATCATTAAAGCCTACAATGGCTACAATATATAATACTAAAGAATTAGTTTATGAACTTTTAAATACTTTTAATGACAATACAGATATTGCTACAGTTAAATCCAAAGCAATAAAACTATGTGAGAATATAATAACTCATTCCTTTGATTCAGTCTCAAAGCTAGGTCAGATAGGAAGCAATATCATACAAGATGGGGATGTAGTTATGATGCATAGCTACAGCAGTACCCTGATGAGTATCTTCTCTTCTGCTGCAGAGCAAGGGAAAAAGTTTCAGGTTATTTGTACTGAATCAAGACCTTTAAGAGAGTCTAGATTAGCCGTTAAAATTCTTCAAAGCTACAATATTCCTGTTACTTATATTACTGATGCATCTATATGGGAGTTTATGCCTAAAGCTGATTATATAATTATGGGCGCTGACACCATTGCTTGGGACGGTAGTGTAGCTAATAAGATGGGAACTGCACTAATTAGCCAGCTTGCCTTGAGCTGCAAAACACCTGTTTATATTGCTTCGGAAATATACAAGCTTGATGAAAGAACGAAATATGGACATCCTGTAGTTTTGGAAAAAAGAACAAAAGATGAACTAATAATAGGAGAAGATGACTTTGATTCCTTTGATGGCTTAGAGATAATTAACCAATTCTTTGACTTAACTCCTGCAAGGAATATAACTGCTTTAATTACTGAATATGGAGTTATAGCACCTTCTAATATTTCAAGCTGTTGGGAAAACTTAAAAGACGAATTATTTAATATATAA
- a CDS encoding GntR family transcriptional regulator, whose translation MKIDKDKDMPLYHQVEEYIKEYISKNKLKPGDMLPTESELEDMLKVSRTTIRSAIISLQYSGYVIKQQGKGTFVADTSYEQQLPLLRSFTEDAIARGSKTHSIVLAKDIIMPDENLEQILKIDTKEKILKLSRLRFVDDEPMQLTTSYLPIKELKNYEWEDIDFTRTSLYFSLEKAGVILSSGEERMEVDIADSLDSMLLKIPEGFPIFVTQRIVFNDKGNIVEYADSRTRGDRHKAVIKLKR comes from the coding sequence ATGAAAATAGATAAAGATAAGGATATGCCCTTATACCACCAAGTTGAGGAGTATATCAAAGAATATATATCAAAAAACAAATTAAAGCCTGGTGATATGCTGCCTACAGAATCAGAACTAGAAGATATGCTGAAGGTTAGCAGGACGACAATTAGATCAGCTATTATTTCTTTGCAGTATTCTGGTTATGTTATTAAGCAGCAGGGAAAAGGAACTTTTGTTGCAGATACTTCATACGAGCAACAGCTGCCCTTGCTGAGAAGCTTTACTGAAGATGCTATAGCTAGGGGAAGCAAAACTCATTCAATTGTTTTAGCAAAAGATATAATTATGCCTGATGAAAATTTAGAACAAATTCTTAAAATTGATACTAAAGAAAAGATTTTAAAATTATCACGCTTAAGATTTGTTGATGATGAACCAATGCAATTGACTACTAGTTATTTGCCAATTAAGGAACTAAAAAACTATGAGTGGGAAGATATTGATTTTACTAGAACTTCGTTATATTTTTCCTTGGAAAAGGCAGGGGTAATCCTATCTTCAGGTGAGGAAAGAATGGAGGTTGACATTGCTGATTCTTTAGATTCAATGCTATTGAAGATACCAGAGGGCTTTCCGATTTTTGTAACACAGAGAATAGTATTTAATGACAAGGGAAATATTGTAGAATATGCTGATTCTAGGACTAGAGGAGACAGACATAAGGCTGTAATCAAATTAAAACGTTAA
- a CDS encoding RCC1 domain-containing protein: MLKKMIYLLIPLSIIFFITGCFGPKINIDDSSYGFTKYIAFDEYNPDETKIIDLENMSSFKKDRKKEDFAKWLSREIKYAIDKDNQLYSYHVLTDENRNMTLESRPLDITGVKEIFLVKDNLYIWTDEGIIYQKNGEQFDKIISNVSEVILYGNENNYYDTIPQGYNASAITNDARLYVWGTNGYGQIGNGQCSYNEVFYEYTDQFYDPYLVLENVKEYKIDIKDENYYKCAAITLNDELHVWGALPRTKEIIKLKIGNGDTLDRQIEKVHPNQKGYSAIKKLDNVKSFEFKEDGILAITNKGEEILINETPDIKDDEGLGTNYRNTKGKQNRWDPVFDSVMISLQGSYDDGKVQRIYGTIMNNMDTTWHNCRLTFLLYDKKGEPIDQINIVIGKTEIEEKTEFSTDSGDSLFMYKAVQFELIQITPNVVY; the protein is encoded by the coding sequence ATGCTGAAAAAAATGATTTATTTATTAATTCCATTAAGTATTATTTTCTTTATTACTGGATGCTTTGGTCCTAAGATTAATATTGACGATAGTTCATATGGATTCACTAAGTACATAGCCTTTGATGAATATAATCCAGATGAAACTAAAATAATTGATTTAGAGAATATGAGCTCATTTAAGAAGGATAGAAAAAAAGAGGATTTCGCGAAATGGCTTTCAAGAGAGATTAAATATGCAATAGACAAAGATAACCAATTATACTCTTATCATGTTCTAACTGATGAAAATAGGAATATGACTTTGGAAAGTAGACCCTTAGATATAACAGGAGTAAAAGAGATTTTTTTAGTAAAGGATAATTTGTACATATGGACAGATGAAGGTATTATCTATCAAAAAAATGGCGAACAATTTGACAAAATAATATCTAATGTGTCCGAGGTCATATTATATGGAAATGAAAATAATTATTACGATACCATTCCTCAAGGCTACAATGCTAGTGCTATAACTAATGATGCAAGGCTATATGTTTGGGGAACAAATGGATATGGACAAATTGGAAATGGCCAGTGTAGCTATAATGAAGTATTTTATGAGTATACAGATCAATTTTATGATCCTTATTTGGTTTTAGAAAATGTAAAAGAATATAAAATTGACATAAAAGATGAGAATTACTATAAATGTGCAGCTATTACCCTGAACGATGAACTACATGTATGGGGAGCTTTGCCACGTACTAAAGAGATAATTAAATTAAAGATTGGTAACGGTGATACATTAGACAGACAAATTGAAAAAGTTCATCCCAATCAAAAAGGATATTCGGCAATTAAAAAGCTGGATAATGTCAAGAGTTTTGAATTTAAAGAAGACGGAATTCTTGCCATAACCAACAAAGGAGAAGAAATCCTTATTAATGAAACTCCAGACATTAAAGATGATGAAGGCCTAGGGACAAACTACAGGAATACTAAAGGCAAACAAAATCGTTGGGATCCAGTTTTTGATTCTGTAATGATTAGCTTACAGGGAAGTTATGATGATGGAAAAGTACAACGAATTTATGGTACTATTATGAATAATATGGATACTACTTGGCATAATTGTCGGCTGACATTTTTACTTTATGATAAAAAAGGAGAGCCTATTGATCAAATCAATATTGTTATTGGCAAAACAGAAATCGAAGAAAAAACAGAGTTTTCTACTGATAGTGGGGATAGTTTGTTTATGTATAAAGCTGTCCAATTCGAGCTTATACAGATTACTCCAAATGTAGTTTATTAG